The Cherax quadricarinatus isolate ZL_2023a unplaced genomic scaffold, ASM3850222v1 Contig6601, whole genome shotgun sequence genomic interval TCCATTTTGTAATCTGGCTGAATAGCAAGCAGAAAAACAGGGTTCTGCTACCTCCTGCGATTCTAGgagtcaaattttttttttttcatttttttttatgaacAAACGGGCTAAATGTAAATGATTAACAAAATGTATGGTTCCACTGTCACACATAATTTCTATAAATATAGTGAACATACTGATCATAAAAGGTAATCTATGCCACATATTTTgaggcaaatattttttttttaaatctactAGCATCTGCTAGACAAATAATATGGGGGCAGCCAAACCTGAATGTGATAATCAAGCTTGCTTTATGCCCCTTGTGTTATATGTGTGCAGTATCCCATTAGTTGCTTTCCTGAGAAGATGGTATAAATTACGTATATGAAGAGCAAGGGTGCAATAAGAACATTAAGATATAATTCAGTAAGTATAAAGAGCTCAAAACTTCAATACTCTCCCTTCAtatataagggaaattaccagctGTCTTCATGAGGAAACTTAAAAAGGTCTTTAATTTAGCTCCTGATCAGCCACGTTATGATGCTTACAATGCCCTATGTGCTACTAGTAAgagtagcctggttgatcaggccatcaatcAAGCCTGGTTTAGGACTAGGCTGCAGGGCCAATGATCCCCAGAATCTACATACATACTTATACCACAGTTTTATGAGATATTTCATATCGAGAGCCTAAGAATGCGACCAACCTCTATTGCTCCACATCCATGTTTTACACTCACATGCTAAAGAGTAAAGGTATATACTACTCTGAAATCTTACCAGCTCCATGGTAACATATTTATCTTCCATAATCCTACTTTAATATGTAGCTATTTCCCTAAACCACTCTATCTACCATTCCGACAACAATCACAAACATATAAATTcatttctccatggggaaatggagcagaattcttcatCCGTAAGctatgagtgttgtaagaggagagtaaaatgctgggagcaaggggctagtaactccttctcctgtatacattacaaaAGTTATGAAaagaaacttctgtttttctctttgggccatcctgccttggtgggacacagctggtttgttgaaagaaggttTAAATTCCTTATTGCCAAACTAACCCAAACAAGTCTTGCCACTTAAtctaaaatatttaaatttcttaTTAATAAAGAATAGTGCTCACCAATTATTTCATCAGGTACATCTTGAGGAGGTGCCTCAACTGGTGGAGGCTCAAGAGAAGCAGGTGCAGCTTCGGTTTCCTCCTGCAGTAAAAACAAATGGAAAATCTCTCTTAGTGTTCATTTCTTTAGCTGTTTCTTTATTCCTTTTTTTCAACACTAGAAAAAGGTAGAATTTATTTCTATGTAGTGTCTGACAATCAGTCATTTTATAGTggtcataaaaaaaaattctattacaAATATAAGTTGCTAACAATGACCAATATTCATTCTATAATATAGAGACAAATACACATTTACATTGTAAAAGACATCATCATTTGGTCAATGGTGAAATTAAACTCTAGAGTAATTCAAGCTAGTCTCTTGAAATACTACAATTTTTTTCTGGACAGAAGAGATCAGAATTAAAAAGCAATGTACATGCTGCATTTATGACAGAGAAAGAACAAAAATATGTACTTCAAATGAACTTCACTGATTTGGGATTGAGGgagtgacaccagtcagtccatctatcattctAATATACAGGAAGAGCTGCATGTCTATGATGAATCCAATAAGATCAACAGACTCCTGGCTATCAACCCACCCCAAAACAAAGTCCCAGGGTCCCAATAAAGTCGTTTTCAAGGGTTCTCAAAGAATGCAAGATAGGACTTAATAGTGTACAAGTAAACTGAGAAATTTAATCTACTGCCTTAAGACTACCacacattttaatttaaaaataaataaaagccaGTTAAATTATCATATTTATAAAAGGCAATATCAACTCACTATAAGAACTGGCGAATTCAGGAGCCTCAGGGCAGTGTCACGTAAAATTTCTGATGGCACTTCCATGCACAACATTCCCATGGGTGTCAAGTATGACCTGTTGATTCTAAAGTCATCTTTTGCCCCAAACATCTCGCCATTTTTCATCAGCAATGAAACACGATGTTCAGACTTTTCTCCATCTTTTTCTACCAAATGTAGTGGAGTTGCTGGTAAAAACCTGAACAAAATACATTAGTTTCAAATTCTCTCTCAATCAGACTCCATACAACTAAAACTAAATACAATACAAAACACTATTTATTTTCCAAGCAGACACATAAGTTACAAAGGCAGGTTTACAATGTTTATCTTTTATATGGAaaagcccatagttatggaaTGCATTTGGGTCAGACTTAGGGAAGGACTTATACTAATAATAGAAAATGAACAATATAGGAGGActctgctttacagcacttcacttcacagcattttgctaatacagcagtttttaattatacccattcttcatttattcagacttcccatttttttttttttattatcacaccggccgattcccaccaaggcagggtggcccgaaaaagaaaaactttcaccatcattcactccatcactgtcttgccagaagggtgctttacactacagtttttaaactgcgacattaacacccctccttcagagtgcaggcactgtacttcccatctccaggactcaagtccggcctgccggtttccctgaatcccttcataaatgttactttgctcacactccaacagcacgtcaagtattaaaaaccatttgtctccattcactcctatcaaacacgctcacgcatgcctgctggaagtccaagcccctcgcacacaaaacctcctttaccccctccctccaacccttcctaggccgacccctaccccgccttccttccactacagactgatacactcttgaagtcattctgtttcgctccattctctctacatgtccgaaccacctcaacaacccttcctcagccctctggacaacagttttggtaatcccgcacctcctcctaacttccaaactacgaattctctgcattatattcacaccacacattgccctcagacatgacatctccactgcctccagccttctcctcgctgcaacattcatcacccacgcttcacacccatataaaagcgttggtaaaactatactctcatacattcccctctttgcctccaaggacaaagttctttgtctccacagactcctaagtgcaccactcactctttttccctcatcaattctatgattcacctcatctttcatagacccgtccgctgacacgtccactcccaaatatctgaatacgttcacctcctccatactctctccctccaatctgatattcaatctttcatcacctaatctttttgttatcctcataaccttactctttcctgtattcacctttaattttcttcttttgcacaccctaccaaattcatccaccaatctctgcaacttctcttcagaatctcccaagagcacagtgtcatcagcaaagagcagctgtgacaactcccacttt includes:
- the LOC138852287 gene encoding uncharacterized protein; this translates as MVLQMLDLLSSRRNIEGVGDRTGKESGVGSKVLDQSLEFHCVDNIGQGRNIDLKEDEEEEEELEDLKRKGFKFLPATPLHLVEKDGEKSEHRVSLLMKNGEMFGAKDDFRINRSYLTPMGMLCMEVPSEILRDTALRLLNSPVLIEETEAAPASLEPPPVEAPPQDVPDEIIGEHYSLLIRNLNILD